One Amaranthus tricolor cultivar Red isolate AtriRed21 chromosome 1, ASM2621246v1, whole genome shotgun sequence DNA window includes the following coding sequences:
- the LOC130796749 gene encoding uncharacterized protein LOC130796749, translating into MNWNCEQMVQSTWAEMLRDGLGPDQRCYTIMIHGRYSSVNLQFSLVLQVFILVTLMSNVFYGLVSHVLSTCVISSAALKEAIDDLEWPGSSIKLTLQPTPPSVAFGSEGHGDLQIDFMYYANTDLLAALSCDREVSHRYKYKFLQATTSNIPSSVVKDNRGSKVTVGRGGILKVQHLVSVARQSHPHIDSAGYQPPSRIAYIEFFVKPEEVEDN; encoded by the exons ATGAATTGGAATTGTGAGCAAATGGTTCAGTCAACTTGGGCTGAAATGTTAAGAGACGGTTTGGGACCTGATCAGCGATGTTATACGATCATGATCCATGGGCG GTATTCTTCTGTGAATCTTCAGTTTAGTTTAGTACTACAGGTTTTCATTTTGGTTACACTTATGTCTAATGTCTTCTATGGTCTAGTTTCTCATGTTCTGTCAACATGTGTTATATCT TCTGCAGCTTTGAAAGAAGCTATTGATGATCTGGAATGGCCCGGATCAAGTATCAAACTAACATTACAACCAACTCCTCCTTCGGTTGCGTTCGGAAGTGAAGGCCATGGTGATCTACAG ATAGACTTTATGTATTATGCAAATACTGATCTTTTAGCAGCTTTGAGCTGTGATCGTGAAGTGTCTCATCG gtataaatataaattcttACAGGCAACAACTTCtaatataccaagtagtgtcgTCAAAGATAACCGTGGCAGCAAGGTTACGGTTGGGAGAGGCGGAATATTGAAAGTTCAGCATCTGGTCTCCGTTGCAAGGCAATCACACCCACACATTGATTCTGCTGGTTATCAGCCTCCTAGCAGGATAGCATACATTGAGTTCTTTGTCAAGCCAGAGGAGGTTGAAGACAATTGA